Part of the Oncorhynchus mykiss isolate Arlee chromosome 26, USDA_OmykA_1.1, whole genome shotgun sequence genome is shown below.
ctcttcctcagagCATGTGTCCATGATGAGTGTTCCTCAGCCTGACCCGGATGAGATGCCCCCCTCCACCGTCAACCCTGTCACCACCCCCACCCTGAGCCCGACCCCACCAATCACAGACGAGCTGGAGTGTAAGATCTGTTACCAGCGTTACAATGTCCACAACCGCAGGCCCAAGATCCTGGACTGCCTCCACCGGGTGTGTGCCCGCTGCCTCAACAAGATCCTGGACACGGGGGACGTCTTGGGCTGCATTTCCTGCCCCTTCTGCCGACACGAAACAGAGGTCAGCGAATACGAGGTGTCGGGCCTCCCCGACGACTCCAACGTCATATCCTGCCTGGCTGTCAGGGATAAGTCCTGGAGCTCTGACCAAGAGGTGACCCTCACCCCCAAGAGCctgtcctccacctccccctcgcTTCACTCCTCCAACTGCCTGGTGATCACTATCATGGAGGTTCAGAGGGACACGGGGCCCGGGGGCCTGGGAAGCTCAGACCACTTCACAGAGCACAGCCTGGACTCTATCTCCGTGGGCTCCAACGGGCAGGAGGTTCAGGAAGCCCTGTCCAAGTTGTGTTCGCA
Proteins encoded:
- the LOC110518853 gene encoding E3 ubiquitin-protein ligase RNF182-like — translated: MMSVPQPDPDEMPPSTVNPVTTPTLSPTPPITDELECKICYQRYNVHNRRPKILDCLHRVCARCLNKILDTGDVLGCISCPFCRHETEVSEYEVSGLPDDSNVISCLAVRDKSWSSDQEVTLTPKSLSSTSPSLHSSNCLVITIMEVQRDTGPGGLGSSDHFTEHSLDSISVGSNGQEVQEALSKLCSHVPRFLVWLLGLFYFGSLPLGIYLLVIQRVTLGIVCVSLVPSSLTVCLVYGFCQCLCQGMCDCSSRG